One genomic window of Comamonas serinivorans includes the following:
- a CDS encoding winged helix-turn-helix transcriptional regulator produces the protein MSTKESAATNELLGLLEARYAMRVLWALRDGHPQTFRLLQDSVGNITPNTLNTRLKELRAANLVGHGGEGYCLTPSGMDLLKRLADLQAFATKWASAQGKKKSPPPQE, from the coding sequence ATGAGCACCAAGGAAAGCGCCGCCACCAACGAGCTGCTTGGCTTGTTGGAGGCGCGGTATGCCATGCGTGTGCTGTGGGCGCTGCGCGATGGCCATCCCCAGACCTTCCGGCTGCTGCAGGACAGCGTGGGCAACATCACGCCCAACACCCTGAACACGCGCCTGAAGGAATTGCGCGCCGCCAACCTCGTCGGCCATGGCGGCGAAGGCTATTGCCTGACGCCCAGCGGCATGGACCTGCTCAAACGCCTGGCTGATCTGCAGGCCTTTGCCACCAAATGGGCGTCGGCCCAGGGCAAGAAGAAATCCCCCCCTCCCCAG